The DNA window AATTAGAATTGATTATTCCCTAAAAGTTAGAAATTAAGTTCTCCAAAAATAataatgcattctaaatctttATCACAGAGGTGAAACGAATGTGTCAATAAATGACATAATTGTTTTTCtagttttaattttgttcacactttttgttttcaaatgcatttgaaaatgacatttcatttcatttcatttcatgtgGGAAGGGGGAGATGTTTTTATTTAACTCTTTTGTGCACTTGACATTAAAGTATGTAGATATACCTTTTCTCatttaaagaaaagcaatgaAAAGATGCATTTAAAAACTTTGTTTTAAGCAGAGAAACAACACGGCTTCAGATAATTCCGGGTCTTTGTTGCTTGAACTCACTTTTgggagggggaaaaaaacctgACTCTTTTAGAACTGGGTTTATGGCTGTTCCATGTGAAAAGTGTTCACCAGCTTGGAAATTCTGCTACAAAAGAAAAACTGTAGCACGTCTTCTGTTTCTGAAGCAGTTTTTATGGTGAATTCAGTGTGAAACGTAATTGATTATCCATATGGAAGATTGACTAAAAGAACTTCTCAAtattgtatttcctgagcaagctgtgcCTGTCAGGACTGCAGAGACAGCTGTGACTATCTTGACCACTCTTAAAAAACACCAGACTTTGGAACATTCCACGCCTTTGTCCTTTTGCCTTCATAAATAACCAGCAATCGCTACAAAgtgtttatttgtttcttttccaagtaaatttctgcagagaaaTACTTTATTTCCCCTTGCCTTGAATGTGCAgtgggttaccattgaacagaagctGAGCTGGACTTATTATTTAAGCACTATGGTTACAACAACAGGTCAGAGGTGCAGAATCCGgctgtgagtaactcatctctcTAACTCCCAAAAGCCTGCCCATCATTTACAACGCATGAGGCAAGACTGTGGTGGAAtgttccccatttgcctgaatgagtgcagctccaattgAGTGAAGTGATTCATGAAGGCATTTTCACCGTGTTATgtagggatgagcagtaaatgctgagcCAGTCAGCGATTTTCACATTCCTTGGATGAAAAAGGCAGCATTGCTCACGTTATTGAAAACTTAAGAGTATTGATGGCACATTGTCTACACAAACTGGTTAGAATATAGTCAATGATCTCCTTAGAAGTCTGCTAGTTGGCTAGTGCCTGACCCTCATATATAAATAACCCCATCCTTCGAGGTTAGAATAGGGTTATCACAGGGAGAACATGACATGCAGAAGTTTTAAAAACGATTAACATTATCAGAACTATTACTCTCAATCCTGAAATGTATCTAATCTTTCCCGATGTAAATGTATAAAATATGTACATGTGTAATATATGCGTATTATTTTTGTTTCCTCAATTTACCCTTTgttcctccctttttgaatgtGTTCATATCTGACTGGGGAACAATTCCATGGCTACCAGGAATCCTGACCTTCTCCTGCATGAAGCCAGTAATTGTTTTTTCTTTGTCCTCCACTCCTCACTGACTGTGGCTctgcaggacattagttaggccaatgttagaatattgcatgtaattctggtctccttcctgttggaaagatgttgtgaaacttgaaagagttcagaaaagatttacaaggatgttgccagggttggaggatttgagctataaggagaggttgaatagtctcgggctgttttccctggagtgtcggaggcagaggtttataaaattatgaggggcatggatagggtaaatagacaaagttttttccctggggtcggggagtccggagctagagggcataggtttaggtgagaggggaaagatataaaagagaccaaaggggcagctttttcatgcagaggatggtatgtgtatggaatgagctgccagaggatgtggtggaggctggtacaattgcaccatttaaaaggtatcttgatgggtttatgaaaaggaaaggtttggagggatgtgagttgggtgctggcaggtgggactagattgggtcaggatatctggtcagcatggctaggttggactgaaggtctgtttccatgctgtacatgtctatgactctatgactgcttgAATCTGCTAATATCAGCACTTCAGGAGCCTCTCTGTGAGCTTCAAACCACACAAGGTCCAAACTATAATTACAACTCTCCCAGTAAAATCCCAGACAATTGAAAGCAGAGAACTTAAATTCCCACTCATCTCAATGATGGTATACCCACTCTGTATGGTTCAAAACATGACCTCAATCTTTTAAAGTGTAATAGGCTTCAAATTGCTTGACTTGTATTTAACCAGATTTCTATAATTCTAAAATGGAATACCTAAACATTTATTACTGAACCACAAGCCATTAGGTAGATATATGCATCTAAATCCATCATGTTAAAAGAAGATTTCTCAAAGGCCACAGGAAGTGTTCTCAGGACTTCTTGCTATATCATTTGTCTCATATCAATAAACGTTGTCGTTGCTCCTAACAATTGGTATTTCTGAATTTATTCTCTATTGATTACAGGTATTGGGTGTCAGCCCTGGATTCAGATGGAGGCAGCTAATATAAATGAAATCCAGCTTGTGTGTAAATCCACAGGATGGTTCCCTGAACCAAAAATCTACTGGTTTAGGGAGGATGAAAATAATTTAATACAAGCTGAAACAAGAGCGCATTTGGACTCTGTAGGTCGTCTTGACATCCAAAGCAACATTGTAATAACAAGACAATCGTCAAACAGGTTTACATGTCGTGTACAAAATGTACATCTGAAAACCGAACAACAAGTAACAATCAGGATATCAGGTTTGTAAATTAAACCATTTGAGTAATAAAGGCAAACGTGATTTAAACTCTATCATAGATTAAATCATAAACTTAACTGTCTCTATGCCATGTTATGCTAGGTCAGGAGATGACAATATAATCCCACCATTCTTATCTCTAACCTGTTTCTGTTGTGATCCTCATTCCAAATAAGTTTAAACAAGAAATTTAATATTTTATGCTGATGATGACAAACTTTGGACACTCaggaagataattttttttaatgtcactAACAATATTAAAGTTTTATGTAATTTATCACTCATATTAATACTCTACCAGAACCACAAACTCCTTCCCTATTTTGATTGTTGCTTTCAATTTGCAGAAGTTAAAATTGACAACATTTAATGGTCCCCCAAGTGTTGACATAGATAAGTGATAATGTATTGCCAGTGACACCAATAATGATCACTGTTGCTGCTGAAGGCGGGATGCTTCTGGAAAACTGCCTGAAGAATGGTGTGTTGAACTTTCCGGCCAATAGTGTGACCCAGTCCAAACATGCCCCATATCTCAGAAAAACATTCAGGCAGAATTTGTGTAGTATGTGGCAAGAGCCCATTGCTTCTTTCTCTTGTTTTTAATCCCTTTACATCTTAGGGCATTGTTGCTGAGTTAGCAGATGATACAGAGAATCTATAAGATcttaagacatagaagcagaggttaggccattcagcccatcgagtcagctctgCATAATCCGGtgatgtttctcaacaccattcttccATTTTCTCCCCGTAACACTTGTTCCCCTTGACAATTAAgaacctctctatctctatctctaaaTATACTTAATTATCTAGCTTCCATAGTCTTTTGTGGCAGTGtctttcatagattcaccacactctctttgaaaagatcttccctttattctaaggctttgccctcgggtcctggtctctcttaccagtggaagcatcttcccaacatcctctctgtccaggccattcagtattcagtgGCAAGAGAGGTAGCACAAAGGAACTTTGAAATCCTGGTTTGTGATTCTCTTGAGGTTAAcctgcaagttcagttggcagtgaggaaggcaaatgcaatatcagttctgaagtagggtcagtggacctgaaatattaattctgctttctttgcacagatgctgtcagacctcttgagttttgccagcaatttctgtttttatttctaatgtCCAACACCGGTAGTTCTTTGGTTTTTCTGCAGtgtttgcattcattttgagagggcatAGAAGAGCAGGGATGAAGAGCTGAAGCTATATTAGTCATGAtgaggtgctggtgttgtaccggggtggacaaggtcagacatcagacaacaccaggttatagtccaacaggtttgtgaaatcacaagctatcGGAGCACTGCCTCTTCATTATGTAAAGCAAAAGATAAGCACTCAGGCTCTGAATTTATAATCACAGATCAAAAGAGCATACAAATGGTGTGCATGAAGTTTCGACAGGCCGAATAATATGTCTGcgggtgatcaagagtgtcacatggtgtgagtaaagtgtcaacagctgaatagcaagtgaagggatgaactataatctgattaattgaggcagagagataattacaaaaagttaaaaataaggtggtgcgagagacaaaccaaatgactggaataacatggtaGGAATAAGCTGCGTGCTGAGGGTCAAGCAAAGTAACAGGTAATCTAAAACTGTACAACCTAATTAAGGTAGAGATATcgtaacaagttatcaaggtgatggtgtcaaaacaggacagtaaggaagatttgaCAGATACAGAGCAGTATGACGGGGTTACATGTTAGTGCGACATGAATGAtgggttgaggccatcttcatgggtatggaactttgCTGTCAGTTTTTGCTTGGCGATTCTGTGTTGATGTATATCTCACaggccaccttggaggatgcttaccaGAAGTTCGGAGGCTGAATACCCTTGATCTTGACCCTGGACTAGGAGGGAACGTGCAGTCTGACGATtattgcatggtgtccattcattcattgtcatagtgtctgcatggttttgccAAAATAACATGCCTTGGGCAcctttgcctgcagcgtatgtGGTGGCCatcattggctgagtcacatgagtatctgctggGTACGTAGTGGGTGGTTTTCTCACGCGTGATGGTAATATCCATGTCAATGGGTAGTGTGCTGTGAGAGTGATGGTCTGTTTAGGTAGGCGGTTGTTTGaaagtgagaagtggaggcataagGATGATCTTGCCATTGCCATTGATGACAAGTTGAAGGCCGCAAAGAACATGGCACAGTCTGTCCACTCCGGGGAGGTACTGGACGACGAAGTATCGGTTTTATCCTGTGTCTCTCCTCTGAGGAGGTTGTTGCGGTTTTTCACTATGGCACTGCAGAATTGGCGATCTATCAGTCGAGCATCGTATCCCATTCTTATGAAGGCTTCTTTCATAATCTTTggtgtccattgtgttcctcctcatctgagcagatcctgtgtatgcacaAGGGTTTGTCCATCTGGGGtggcttctttaacatgtttAGTGGGGAAACTaaagaagtgcagcattgtgaggttacTCATGGGCTTGTGGTAGATTGAGGTACTGAGGTGACCATTCTTGATGGAGATGCGTGAGAGACTGAAAATGAGACTGATTCCGAACAGTAGTCcgtggtaagtctgatggtgggatgaaacttgttgatatctcTATGTGGGTGTTTCCTTGTCatgagtccaaaggaagaaaatgtcgtcgaAGAATCTGGTGTATTgcattggttggaggtcctgcgcaGCAAAAAAATCTTGCataaacttgtgcatgaaaatattggcatattgAGGTGCAaattctccagcaccaccttatttttaatgttttgtaattatctctctgcctcaattaatcaggtTATAGGTTATCCCTTCATTTATTATTCAGCTGTCGACACTTTAcccacactgtctgacactcctgaTCACTTGTAGAGACCTATTATTTGGCCTATCAATACTCCACTATCTcaatttgtatgatcttttgatctctgtgattataaattctgtgttgaatGCATCTCTCCGGGtatcactctgaaagcttgtgatttcaaataaacctgttggactataatctggtgttatctGACTTCTGAGGCTACATTAGGCTTTAATCAGACTGCATTTTGAATATGGTGAGCAATTTTGGGAATTGAGTATAATTTTTCTTGTTAATTCATTCTCACGATGAGGGGATGGCTGGCtcgaccagcattcattgcccagaggatagctcgggtgctcgttgctgtggttctgttcgccgagctgggaatttgtgtagcagatgtttcgtcccctgtctaggtgacatcctcagtgcttgggagcctcctgtgaagcgcttctgtgatgtttcctctggcatttatagtggtttgtatttgctgcttccggttgtcagttccagctgtccgctgcagtggctggtatattgggtccaggtcaatgtgcttgttgattgaatctgtggatgagtgccatgtctctaggaattccctggctattctctgtttggcttgtcctataatagtagtgttgtctggcttttgccagaaatgtcgattttcctgctccttggatgctggcctgacctgctgtgcttttccagcactactctgatcttgACTATGAATAAAATTGTGTTTTGCCTCAAGACTGGTAGCTTGAGCAGTCAAATGTATTGGGTacacaatgcctggcacttggttttaaaataagaaaagtcaaAGTCTTGACTATCTTCATATTTTTTGATGGGTGTGGTCTGGCCCGTAACAACCTTGATTTCCCCGTCACTGTATTCAATCTACAATGTCCATTTAATCGATAATACCTCTCCCTATCTGTTTTGGTAAAATGCATCGCTTCAC is part of the Chiloscyllium plagiosum isolate BGI_BamShark_2017 unplaced genomic scaffold, ASM401019v2 scaf_31758, whole genome shotgun sequence genome and encodes:
- the LOC122546425 gene encoding butyrophilin subfamily 3 member A2-like: MEAANINEIQLVCKSTGWFPEPKIYWFREDENNLIQAETRAHLDSVGRLDIQSNIVITRQSSNRFTCRVQNVHLKTEQQVTIRISGDIFPSVPVWVAPLLVTICLLIGAISALIYWNVKQQPHMKGMFSM